One window of the Punica granatum isolate Tunisia-2019 unplaced genomic scaffold, ASM765513v2 Contig00108, whole genome shotgun sequence genome contains the following:
- the LOC116190057 gene encoding uncharacterized protein LOC116190057 produces MAFVQRRKGPDVVGSFGLLQPLADGSKLILKEPISPSSANFSLFRMAPVATFMLSLVARAVVPFDYGMVLSDPNIGLLYLFAISSLGVYGIITAGRSSN; encoded by the coding sequence ATGGCTTTTGTGCAACGTCGAAAGGGCCCTGATGTAGTGGGATCATTCGGATTGTTACAACCTCTAGCAGATGGTTCGAAATTGATTCTAAAAGAACCCATTTCACCAAGTAGTGCTAATTTCTCCCTTTTTAGAATGGCTCCAGTGGCTACATTTATGTTAAGTCTGGTCGCTCGGGCCGTTGTACCTTTTGATTATGGTATGGTATTGTCAGATCCGAACATAGGGCTACTTTATTTGTTTGCCATATCTTCGCTAGGTGTTTATGGAATTATTACAGCAGGTCGGTCTAGTAATTAG
- the LOC116190061 gene encoding LOW QUALITY PROTEIN: uncharacterized protein LOC116190061 (The sequence of the model RefSeq protein was modified relative to this genomic sequence to represent the inferred CDS: substituted 1 base at 1 genomic stop codon) — protein IGYKEGWVGYILLCAFFLRTFWYVLPPNYRSDPPEEKLHSALLLSRRTYPPRDSWNFSPPFGXAGTNSPLTTNQQTSSGWVLPGRSEQEGTPRRRFSSWAAVSRSRGRSAPCPRRWVICSQKMLLQSDLAGERSQFAAENKTASERTFVRFFSTKHGSLRITVGRWLPKETPIRSAPRLGGIYLIPITRRGSP, from the exons ATAGGTTATAAAGAAGGGTGGGTTGGTTATATACTCTTATGCGCCTTCTTTCTTCGAACCTTTTGGTATGTATTGCCCCCTAACTATAGATCAGATCCACCGGAAGAGAAACTCCATTCCGCACTGCTGCTGAGTCGTCGAACTTATCCACCAAGGGATTCGTGGAATTTCT CGCCCCCTTTTGGGTAGGCAGGTACTAATAGTCCTCTCACTACCAACCAGCAGACATCATCTGGCTGGGTCTTGCCG GGGAGATCGGAGCAAGAGGGAACGCCTAGACGACGTTTTTCTTCCTGGGCTGCAGTAAGTAGATCGAGAGGTCGTTCCGCCCCCTGTCCCCGAAGATGGGTAATCTGTTCTCAAAAAATGTTGCTCCAATCTGACCTAGCTGGCGAGCGATCCCAGTTCGCGGCAGAGAACAAGACAGCAAGCGAGCGTACCTTTGTTCGCTTCTTCTCCACCAAGCACGGAAGTTTAAGGATAACTGTAGGTCGGTGGCTACCTAAGGAAACTCCGATTCGATCCGCCCCCCGGCTGGGAGGCATCTACCTCATCCCGATCACAAGGAGAGGTTCACCATGA